CCAGTTCGCTCGACGGGTTGCAGGTGTCTCAGGCCGTTCGCGCGGCCAATCCGGACCTGCAAACCATTCTGATCACCGGCTACCCATCTCAAGAGCTGAAAGCCCGCGCTGAAGAAGCCAATGTTTTTTCGTTTATCGAAAAGCCATTCTCGTTGACCGAGGTGGCCGGCGCGGTACGGCGCGCCGCCAATATTAGCCGTGCACTTTTTACCGGCCATGTGCTGCTTGTTTCGCCGTCTCCCACCGTCAGCCAACTTGCCCGCGATGGCTTGCGGTGTGCTGGATACACGGCCCACGTGGCTGCAAATGCGCCGGATGCCGTGCGTTTGTTACATGACAGCCCGGATGTCGCGATCGCAATTCTCGATTGCATTGCTCCGGATATCGACTTGGGTATCCTGGCGGAAGAACTGCGTGGCTTGCGGCCAAACCTGATGGTGATCGGCAGCAGCGAGGCGGATGACGGCCAGCAATTCCTCGAACTAGGGATCGATCGATTCCTGCCCCGGTTCTGGGATGTCGACGACCTGCACGCGGTTTTGGTCCAGCCGATCGTGGAATGCACAGAGTGCGGTCTGCCACTCCCGCTTCGGCGGCCCTTGCCCGGCGAGGAGGGCTGCAGCTGGGAGTGCCGCATGTGCGGGGCTAGATACCAGGGCGTAATGCTAGAGGACGCCCCCTCAACGGTGCAACGCAACGTGCGGGCCGCGCAGTCCTAACGCGAATCTTGGGATTCCAGGAGCTGCAACCGCGCTGTGACTTCGTGCCCTTGGCGAAGCACCGTGATCATGACCGCGTCGCCGGGTTGCTTGCTTTCGACGGCCGTCAGAAACTGATCGGCGGTGGAAATCTGCACACCGTCCACGGCGATAACTACATCCGCCGCGGCACGATCGATTTGTTGCGAATCGTAGACAAACGGCCCCTGACGGCGCCGCTCGCGACGAACCTGGGGCCCGCGTAGCCCAGCCAATTCGGCCGGCCCCCCCGGGACCAGTCCCGCGATCAATAGACCGTGCTCGGTCTCATAAACGCGCGTGATCCCGACTTCCGGTCGTACGACACGTCGTTTCTCGATCAATTGCGGCACGAACAGCGAGATCGTGCTGGCCGGGATGGCAAAGCCGACGCCCGTGCTCTGGCCCGTCTTACTGGCGATTGCCGTATTCATGCCGATCAGGCGTCCGTGGCTGTCGAGCAGGGGGCCGCCCGAATTGCCGGGATTTATGGCCGCATCGATTTGAATGATCGACCGCAAACGCAGGTGATTGCGAATGGGCAGCGTCCGATTCAGGCTGGAAACGATCCCCGTTGTGAGCGTGCGCTCCAGGCCGAACGGGTTGCCGATGGCAAAGACGCGTTGCCCCACTTTGAGCTGCGTGGAGTCGCCAATCACAACCGGAAAAAGCATGTCGGCAGTGGCCTCGATTTTCAGCACACACAGGTCGCTGCTGGGATCCGCCCCGACCAACTTGGCAGGGAACGAGCGGCCATTGAATAACGAGACCTCGATCGCGTCAGCCCCCTCAACGACGTGATAGTTGGTCAAAATGTGCCCCGATTTATCGAGCACGGAACCGGAGCCCATGCCCTCGGTAGGGATTTCGAGAATGAAGAGGGCCTCGGTGCGGGCCTTGGTGTTGATGTTCACCACGCTGTGATTGACGTTCTCGTAGACGGCCACATTGACGCGCTCGTCCGGAGTGAAATCCTGCGTGCCGGCCGGCAAACGGGTGGGGGCGCCGATTCCAGCGGCAGTTGCCGGGCCTGGCAATTGGCCGGCCGCTGGTTCCTGGGCGCCCAGGCGCGAAACGGAATCGCCGTCACTCACGTACAGCGCGAGTAAACCGCCTAGAAGTCCCGAGGCGACGCAACAGATCGCATAGCCCTTCATAGAACCGCCCATCCGAGCAATGTGCTGAGAAATGCCTTGTCGATCGAAGTTGGCTCGGCGGTAACGATAGGTAATTCCCCTTTTTAGGGCGAGATCAGCTGCCCGTTGCCTCGGCGTGTGAGGGGCATTTTCGGCGCGTGGGGCGTGGTGTTTACGGGGCTTGAGAGATCGCCTGTGCGCAGTCGTTGTCGGTTGCACGTTCCCAAGCGGCACAGTCGGCATTTCTCGTCCGCATGCGCGCATCTGTGACCACACGCAAACTCAAAGCGCATAACCCATTTGCATGCCGCTTGCCTAATGCCCCCAGCCTGTGATCTCCGATACGTCTAGCGAACTTCATTTTCTGCACACAAGGCGACGGCAGCGGATTTCTCCCCCCGAGTGCAGACCGCTGCATCGCTTTTAGCGCCTCTTTCAAAAATTGGATGACTGGAGAATCAC
The window above is part of the Pirellulales bacterium genome. Proteins encoded here:
- a CDS encoding response regulator encodes the protein MSKVLIVDDEPQYGVYLSDWLTREGYEVKTATTAEDAIDFGTHWLPSVLVADWMLTSSLDGLQVSQAVRAANPDLQTILITGYPSQELKARAEEANVFSFIEKPFSLTEVAGAVRRAANISRALFTGHVLLVSPSPTVSQLARDGLRCAGYTAHVAANAPDAVRLLHDSPDVAIAILDCIAPDIDLGILAEELRGLRPNLMVIGSSEADDGQQFLELGIDRFLPRFWDVDDLHAVLVQPIVECTECGLPLPLRRPLPGEEGCSWECRMCGARYQGVMLEDAPSTVQRNVRAAQS
- a CDS encoding trypsin-like peptidase domain-containing protein; its protein translation is MKGYAICCVASGLLGGLLALYVSDGDSVSRLGAQEPAAGQLPGPATAAGIGAPTRLPAGTQDFTPDERVNVAVYENVNHSVVNINTKARTEALFILEIPTEGMGSGSVLDKSGHILTNYHVVEGADAIEVSLFNGRSFPAKLVGADPSSDLCVLKIEATADMLFPVVIGDSTQLKVGQRVFAIGNPFGLERTLTTGIVSSLNRTLPIRNHLRLRSIIQIDAAINPGNSGGPLLDSHGRLIGMNTAIASKTGQSTGVGFAIPASTISLFVPQLIEKRRVVRPEVGITRVYETEHGLLIAGLVPGGPAELAGLRGPQVRRERRRQGPFVYDSQQIDRAAADVVIAVDGVQISTADQFLTAVESKQPGDAVMITVLRQGHEVTARLQLLESQDSR